A genomic region of Mycobacterium sp. Aquia_213 contains the following coding sequences:
- a CDS encoding TetR/AcrR family transcriptional regulator — protein sequence MTTPASTRDRLVGEAMRLFSAKGFDATSVSQIEAAAGLAAGSGALYHHFKSKEELLNAGIDRQLDRRHAMHDIRSLFAGLGDMHAELTVLGRYLLSVIDEEIELLQIAARTSAGRSARLDTAYAALVDTLNAELAEWITAWAPTIAQQQAKILAALGVNGVLGARFATCLFHQSETRVPDDHYLAEWTEVLAARIRALSGD from the coding sequence ATGACGACACCCGCGTCAACACGGGACCGGCTGGTCGGCGAGGCCATGCGGCTTTTCAGTGCCAAGGGATTCGATGCGACCAGTGTCTCCCAGATTGAAGCCGCCGCCGGCTTGGCAGCCGGCTCTGGAGCCCTGTATCACCATTTCAAATCCAAAGAAGAGCTGCTGAACGCCGGCATCGATCGCCAGCTGGACCGCCGCCACGCCATGCACGACATTCGCAGCCTTTTCGCGGGCCTCGGCGACATGCACGCCGAGTTGACCGTCCTGGGCAGGTACTTGCTCTCGGTCATCGACGAAGAAATCGAACTCCTGCAGATCGCAGCGCGCACCTCCGCGGGTCGATCCGCCCGCCTGGACACCGCCTATGCCGCCCTCGTCGATACCCTCAATGCCGAACTGGCAGAGTGGATTACCGCCTGGGCACCCACGATCGCGCAACAACAGGCCAAGATTTTGGCCGCGCTCGGCGTGAACGGTGTCCTCGGTGCCCGCTTCGCGACCTGCCTGTTTCATCAGTCCGAGACGCGAGTGCCCGACGATCACTACCTCGCCGAGTGGACCGAGGTGCTGGCCGCGCGCATCCGGGCGCTCAGCGGCGACTGA
- a CDS encoding ATP-binding protein yields MQLSCAGAADAATACQLRHTLQSWLRELPHASPEVSGDIILGVNEALANCVEHAYSAQHAVGTMRLQAGYDPAAQTISVCVSDRGTWHRPSPHQPRDPRASRGIMLMHALADHCTINADPDGTTVCLNYSALQEH; encoded by the coding sequence GTGCAACTGAGTTGTGCGGGCGCGGCTGATGCCGCGACCGCGTGCCAGTTGCGCCATACCCTGCAAAGCTGGTTGCGGGAGCTGCCACACGCGTCGCCAGAGGTCAGCGGGGACATCATTCTCGGCGTCAACGAAGCTCTGGCCAACTGCGTTGAACACGCCTACAGCGCCCAGCATGCGGTCGGCACCATGAGACTTCAGGCCGGCTACGACCCCGCCGCACAGACCATCAGCGTGTGCGTCAGCGATCGCGGAACCTGGCATCGCCCTTCGCCGCATCAACCTCGGGACCCTCGCGCGTCGCGCGGCATCATGTTGATGCATGCCTTGGCGGACCACTGCACCATCAACGCTGACCCTGACGGCACCACCGTGTGCCTCAATTATTCTGCACTTCAAGAACATTGA
- a CDS encoding ABC1 kinase family protein has translation MPHHDGPLPQGRIHRTMPLVGFTARAAGGRLVAGLRERAGDDGAVERFHERTAERYTELLGHSKGVLMKLGQIMSMIDTRALGTGGFWPYQRAMSRLQADAPPMHPDLVREVLDAELGSAVHQFADFTDEPIAAASIGQVHRAVLHDGRQVAVKIQYPGVGQAIRDDLANTELLATFVRFFTSASGVKPDVRSVAREAARRISEEIDYRHEAASIAAFGELYRGHPFIRVPDVIPGASTDRVLTMTYLDGMDWAQAQQADQDLKNSWAEAILRFSQGNFRHANLLHADPHPGNYRFSNDGTVGFVDYGCVKVLPERQRWLWVAMMRALIERRKLDYRDLMVQAGFLTADSDLTADELHLWQSEMLYEVIAAPQPATYTPETMARTMHGLLDLRNVDHPLNRMRAPDDYVFSPRLQLAIFSVCVGLRATLPARSIIDDMDGVAKPVTEMGKLHHAWVRERRLPSALGRHDHP, from the coding sequence ATGCCGCATCACGACGGCCCGCTCCCGCAGGGCAGGATCCACCGCACCATGCCGTTGGTGGGCTTCACCGCGAGGGCCGCCGGCGGCCGACTTGTCGCGGGATTGCGAGAGCGCGCGGGGGACGACGGCGCGGTCGAACGGTTCCACGAACGCACCGCCGAGCGCTACACCGAATTACTCGGGCATTCCAAGGGTGTCCTGATGAAGCTCGGCCAGATCATGTCGATGATCGACACCCGTGCGCTGGGCACGGGCGGGTTCTGGCCATATCAGAGAGCCATGAGCCGGCTGCAGGCCGACGCTCCGCCGATGCATCCCGACCTGGTTCGTGAAGTCCTCGACGCCGAACTCGGTTCAGCCGTCCACCAGTTCGCGGACTTCACCGATGAGCCGATCGCTGCCGCGTCGATCGGTCAAGTGCACCGCGCGGTCTTGCACGACGGTCGCCAGGTTGCCGTCAAGATCCAGTACCCCGGTGTGGGTCAGGCAATCCGCGATGATCTGGCCAATACGGAGTTGCTGGCGACGTTTGTGCGGTTCTTCACGTCGGCGTCGGGAGTGAAGCCGGATGTGCGGTCGGTGGCGCGCGAGGCGGCGCGGCGGATTTCCGAAGAGATCGACTATCGTCACGAGGCAGCCAGCATTGCGGCGTTCGGTGAACTCTATCGGGGCCACCCGTTTATCCGAGTTCCCGACGTCATTCCCGGCGCGTCCACCGATCGGGTGCTGACGATGACCTACCTCGACGGGATGGACTGGGCGCAAGCACAACAGGCCGATCAGGATCTGAAAAACAGCTGGGCAGAGGCCATCCTGCGTTTCAGCCAAGGAAATTTCCGGCACGCGAACCTGCTGCACGCCGACCCCCACCCAGGGAACTACCGATTCAGCAATGATGGCACCGTCGGTTTCGTCGACTACGGCTGCGTGAAGGTCCTGCCCGAACGGCAGCGCTGGCTCTGGGTCGCCATGATGCGCGCCTTGATCGAGCGCCGCAAACTCGACTACCGCGACCTCATGGTGCAGGCCGGCTTCCTCACCGCCGACTCCGACCTGACCGCTGATGAGCTACATCTCTGGCAGTCGGAAATGCTCTATGAGGTCATCGCGGCGCCCCAGCCGGCCACCTACACGCCCGAGACGATGGCACGCACCATGCACGGCTTGCTCGACCTGCGTAACGTCGACCATCCCCTGAACCGCATGCGCGCGCCCGACGATTACGTGTTCAGCCCACGCCTCCAACTCGCCATCTTCAGTGTGTGCGTTGGCCTGCGTGCGACCCTGCCGGCCCGGTCGATCATCGACGACATGGACGGCGTAGCGAAGCCGGTGACTGAAATGGGCAAGCTGCACCACGCCTGGGTCCGCGAGCGCCGTCTCCCGTCGGCATTGGGCCGCCATGACCATCCCTGA
- a CDS encoding cytochrome P450: protein MTIPDIPDIPATARLPWDAADPFSYYEHRRRREGDVVWEHGMRAWLVLGYQPVQQILSGAGWTSSPLANANTRDVLPAVDRDTLRSNILFNDGADHQRLRDSVRDVFTPAFIAGLHEGIEAIATETIDLIPAGVEFDFMTEIASPLPIAVVAAWMGLDVDTARLLGEESPAISRMINDVGDTSAVEAGTAAFAALLAELLPLAADRRTHRRDDLLGYIAADPNLELDDVVTTAAIIGVAGHQTTANLLGAAMIRLLKPRPNGVRPVDTIDTVDDRLVSELLRLDGPVQAVARTATLDQIVGGVAIHAGEPAVAVIAAANRDPEVFSWPTRLQVDRPGPAPLTFGFGSHYCLGAALARLEIAVALQHILARRPVLCGDPIWQATPGLRGPVRVSIAFEDG from the coding sequence ATGACCATCCCTGACATCCCTGACATCCCGGCGACGGCACGGTTGCCGTGGGACGCGGCGGACCCTTTCTCATACTACGAACACCGACGACGCCGTGAGGGCGACGTGGTCTGGGAACACGGGATGAGGGCGTGGCTAGTCCTCGGCTATCAGCCCGTGCAACAGATCCTCTCCGGTGCCGGCTGGACGAGTAGCCCGTTGGCGAACGCCAACACCCGGGATGTCCTTCCGGCCGTCGATCGAGATACGTTGCGCAGCAACATCTTATTCAACGACGGCGCGGATCATCAGCGGCTGCGCGATTCGGTTCGCGACGTCTTCACTCCCGCATTTATCGCTGGTCTCCACGAAGGCATCGAAGCGATCGCGACGGAAACGATCGACCTCATACCCGCCGGAGTCGAGTTCGACTTCATGACCGAAATCGCATCACCGCTACCGATCGCTGTCGTCGCGGCCTGGATGGGTCTCGATGTCGACACGGCGCGGCTGCTCGGTGAAGAATCGCCGGCGATCAGCCGGATGATCAATGACGTCGGGGACACCAGCGCCGTCGAAGCCGGAACAGCGGCCTTCGCGGCGCTGCTCGCCGAGCTTCTCCCGCTGGCGGCCGACCGCCGTACCCACCGCCGCGACGACCTGCTCGGTTATATCGCGGCCGACCCGAACCTCGAACTCGACGACGTCGTCACCACCGCGGCGATCATCGGTGTCGCCGGACATCAGACAACAGCAAACCTGCTGGGCGCAGCCATGATTCGCCTCTTGAAGCCCAGGCCCAACGGTGTGCGTCCGGTCGACACCATCGACACGGTCGACGATCGACTTGTCAGCGAGTTGCTGCGCCTTGACGGACCCGTGCAAGCGGTGGCGCGCACCGCCACGCTTGACCAGATTGTGGGCGGTGTTGCCATCCATGCCGGCGAACCGGCCGTCGCCGTCATCGCCGCTGCGAACCGCGATCCGGAGGTATTTAGCTGGCCCACCAGGCTTCAAGTGGACCGTCCCGGACCCGCGCCGCTGACGTTCGGCTTCGGATCGCACTACTGCCTGGGCGCCGCGCTCGCCCGACTGGAAATTGCCGTTGCGCTGCAACATATCCTGGCGCGCCGCCCGGTGCTTTGTGGCGATCCGATTTGGCAGGCCACCCCGGGTCTTCGCGGACCAGTACGCGTGTCGATTGCCTTCGAGGACGGCTAA
- a CDS encoding diflavin oxidoreductase, translating into MTSQPEFSLVVGYGSDMGNAEDAAMTFAEAVEEALGISAAAIELNQVEPADLQSATHFVVVCSTWGEGEFPDNASLFWEAISAEGAERLEHLRFAVLALGDTGYEQFCNAGRLLDEQLGALGGIRLMDRVDVDGVYVAEAEAWTNDLVKLLVAGRTDPAPAVVVSVPEVLPADNAEQARRDRSQPLFDARIVVNRLLTTAESDKEVRHYEVDLFGSGIAYDTGDSIAVHASNDPILVNAILSELGVGADHAVMGYDERLGTLLADHLEIRTPSRALQTLVASRTPDAASALGPEAVAGPGSWWYGKDVLDLIRLGELTVDEVVDTLRPLQSRDYSIASSPLVHPDQVHLTVASVRYTVGDRRHGGVASTFLADRGDTVRVHLRPNHSFRLPAADVPIIMIGPGTGIAPFRGFLQERQAVGASGRAWLFFGDRRRGCDYLYGDELDAFVASGTLTRLDCAFSRDGAAGDPKQYVQHRMWENSADIFSWLQDGAYVYVCGDAERMAKDVDAALRGIVARGGGMDDAAAHAYVNELMKNHRYLRDVY; encoded by the coding sequence ATGACTTCTCAACCGGAATTCTCGCTGGTTGTCGGCTACGGCAGTGACATGGGCAATGCCGAGGATGCCGCCATGACGTTTGCCGAAGCGGTCGAAGAGGCCCTCGGCATCAGCGCCGCCGCAATCGAACTCAACCAGGTCGAGCCGGCCGACCTGCAGTCGGCGACTCACTTCGTCGTCGTGTGTTCGACGTGGGGCGAGGGCGAGTTCCCGGACAACGCCTCGTTGTTCTGGGAGGCGATCAGCGCCGAGGGGGCCGAGCGGCTTGAGCATTTGAGGTTCGCGGTGCTTGCCCTCGGTGACACCGGATACGAGCAGTTCTGCAACGCTGGGCGGCTCCTCGACGAGCAACTGGGCGCCCTGGGCGGCATCCGGCTGATGGACCGAGTCGATGTCGACGGCGTCTATGTGGCCGAGGCCGAGGCGTGGACGAACGATCTCGTCAAGCTGCTGGTGGCCGGCCGCACCGATCCCGCCCCCGCGGTGGTCGTCAGCGTGCCGGAGGTGCTCCCGGCCGACAATGCCGAACAGGCCCGCCGCGATCGCAGTCAACCGCTTTTTGATGCGCGCATCGTGGTCAACCGACTGCTCACCACAGCCGAGTCCGACAAGGAGGTCCGCCACTACGAGGTGGACCTGTTCGGTTCCGGGATCGCTTACGACACAGGCGATTCCATCGCTGTGCATGCCAGCAACGATCCGATCCTCGTCAACGCGATCCTGAGCGAGCTCGGCGTGGGCGCCGACCATGCCGTCATGGGCTATGACGAGCGGCTCGGGACGCTGCTCGCCGATCACCTGGAGATCCGGACACCGTCGCGAGCGCTGCAGACATTGGTCGCCTCCCGAACTCCGGACGCGGCCAGCGCGCTGGGCCCCGAAGCCGTTGCCGGGCCGGGCTCTTGGTGGTACGGCAAGGACGTGCTCGACCTGATCAGGCTGGGCGAGCTGACCGTCGATGAAGTCGTCGACACCCTGCGCCCACTTCAGTCGCGCGACTATTCGATCGCGTCGAGCCCGCTGGTGCATCCCGACCAGGTGCACCTGACGGTGGCGTCGGTGCGCTACACGGTCGGAGATCGCCGGCATGGCGGCGTGGCCTCGACTTTCCTGGCGGACCGCGGCGACACGGTACGGGTTCACCTGCGGCCCAACCATTCCTTCCGCCTGCCCGCGGCCGACGTGCCCATCATCATGATCGGTCCGGGCACCGGCATTGCACCGTTTCGCGGGTTCCTGCAGGAACGGCAGGCCGTCGGCGCGTCGGGCCGCGCGTGGTTGTTCTTCGGGGACCGCCGGCGCGGCTGCGATTACCTCTACGGCGACGAGCTCGACGCGTTCGTCGCGTCCGGCACCCTCACCCGACTCGACTGCGCGTTCTCCCGTGACGGGGCGGCCGGAGACCCGAAACAGTATGTGCAGCACCGCATGTGGGAGAACTCAGCGGATATCTTCAGCTGGCTACAGGACGGCGCATACGTGTACGTGTGCGGGGACGCCGAACGAATGGCCAAGGACGTCGACGCGGCCCTGCGCGGCATTGTGGCCCGCGGCGGCGGAATGGACGACGCCGCCGCGCACGCGTATGTCAACGAGCTGATGAAGAACCATCGCTATCTGCGCGACGTTTACTGA
- a CDS encoding DUF732 domain-containing protein, with amino-acid sequence MRDRETIDSELRRAALRRQSLRRQGRQPSSREADELLDELLAHSSGAPHADAVTAPEIELFVPDTWLRETPTRTAPRRRKGGLHRVGLLAALPLSLVAVFAAVVMMFGVHHQDSSAQQPDGQQTDNPPSAAAPKSLAPKAPAARVDVADAVLVDALKHEGVPVPSQEYVTAQGHAVCDFLAQHRSFADAVGFVQRSSIWDANQSADVTAGAIVAYCPQSQPSTADQLQPAYQNTLSDLQAIEGKLQGIQDDLHGIQGGLDAIPGHS; translated from the coding sequence ATGCGCGACCGCGAGACGATCGACTCCGAATTGCGGCGCGCCGCGCTAAGGCGTCAATCGCTCCGCCGGCAGGGCCGTCAACCGTCGTCGCGAGAGGCCGACGAACTGCTCGACGAACTCCTGGCCCACAGCTCAGGGGCGCCGCACGCCGACGCCGTGACGGCGCCGGAAATCGAGTTGTTCGTCCCCGACACCTGGTTGCGCGAAACCCCCACCCGCACCGCGCCTCGCCGACGCAAGGGTGGGCTGCACCGCGTGGGCCTGCTCGCGGCATTGCCGCTATCCCTGGTCGCCGTTTTCGCCGCGGTGGTGATGATGTTCGGTGTGCACCACCAGGATTCATCGGCGCAGCAGCCGGATGGGCAGCAAACCGATAACCCGCCGTCGGCCGCTGCGCCCAAGTCGTTAGCGCCGAAAGCGCCCGCTGCGCGGGTCGACGTTGCCGACGCGGTGCTCGTTGATGCGTTGAAGCACGAAGGCGTGCCGGTTCCCAGTCAGGAATACGTGACGGCCCAAGGCCATGCCGTCTGCGACTTCCTGGCCCAGCATCGCAGTTTCGCGGATGCGGTCGGATTCGTGCAGCGATCGTCGATTTGGGACGCCAACCAAAGCGCCGACGTCACCGCGGGTGCCATCGTCGCGTACTGCCCGCAGTCTCAACCCTCCACCGCGGACCAGCTGCAGCCGGCCTATCAGAACACGCTCTCCGATCTGCAGGCGATCGAAGGAAAACTGCAAGGCATCCAAGACGATCTGCACGGTATCCAGGGCGGTCTGGACGCCATCCCGGGCCACTCGTAA
- a CDS encoding response regulator, giving the protein MTSPHPIDVLLVEDDPGDELITREAFEHHKIANNLHVARDGAEGLDFLYRRGEFRDAPRPDLILLDLNLPKFNGRQVLQTVKSDPDLQDIPIVVLTTSSEQEDVLHSYNLHANAYVTKPVDLDQYMAAIRQIDNFFVRIVQLPPRR; this is encoded by the coding sequence ATGACATCGCCTCATCCGATAGACGTCCTGCTCGTCGAAGACGACCCCGGCGATGAGTTGATCACGCGAGAAGCGTTCGAGCATCACAAGATCGCCAACAATCTCCACGTCGCCCGTGATGGGGCCGAGGGATTGGATTTCCTCTACCGGCGTGGCGAATTCCGCGACGCGCCAAGGCCCGATCTCATCTTGTTGGATCTCAACCTGCCCAAATTCAACGGCCGCCAGGTCTTGCAAACCGTCAAATCAGACCCTGACCTGCAAGACATCCCGATCGTCGTACTCACCACGTCGTCGGAGCAAGAAGATGTCTTGCACAGCTACAACCTGCACGCCAATGCCTACGTCACCAAGCCTGTCGACCTCGACCAGTACATGGCCGCTATCCGCCAGATCGACAACTTCTTCGTCCGGATCGTGCAGCTCCCACCACGTCGCTAG